In one Terriglobia bacterium genomic region, the following are encoded:
- a CDS encoding FecR domain-containing protein: MKSRSVFSFLALGALLLLSAAARPAAAHPSHARIVRLSLVQGDVRFTRSAQKNDPLADQNLAWESAIANLPIRQGYVLSTAHGRAEVEFENGATAYLDENTVVEFYDLSLDDDGARTTRLILRQGSASFYVNPARGDLFSVTGGDFTAQAGARAAFRMDNYDDGSTIGVEKGRVTVLAKSQTTALEKGQSLSLRAGDDARASIGRLPAGDAFDQWVSARSESVTSASNSALQYVSSPYYSSGFADLYTYGSFISYSGYGNCWRPFGMGLGWSPFSSGQWVLDASQGWSWVSFEPWGWLPYHFGSWVFSPAYGWLWVPGGFGTGTLNYWRPATAVWVRSGNSVGVVPVHPLDTHGKTPVNLAQAGISPSGSGAGDKWKVLKAPPPGALASSLAATAPPVRLTRVLLTGTSGVRAVSMDRVSSIVFDPREHRFVNAANSPADSATGFASPAGAVAAGAGATAASGAAPRGAARTTMRFDQPRRTTPPAARTFTPPPARSYAPPTPSRSASTPRGPSPRSGPSFGTRSAPSYAPRSAPPPRPH, from the coding sequence ATGAAGTCCCGCTCGGTTTTTTCGTTTTTGGCGCTCGGCGCGCTGCTCCTGCTCTCCGCTGCCGCCCGCCCCGCCGCGGCCCATCCCAGCCACGCGCGCATCGTGCGCCTGAGCCTGGTGCAGGGCGATGTGCGCTTCACGCGCTCTGCCCAGAAGAACGATCCCCTGGCCGATCAGAACCTGGCCTGGGAATCGGCCATCGCCAATCTGCCCATCCGCCAGGGCTACGTGCTTTCCACCGCGCACGGCCGCGCCGAAGTCGAATTTGAAAACGGCGCCACTGCCTATCTCGACGAGAATACCGTCGTCGAATTCTACGATCTTTCCCTGGACGACGACGGCGCGCGCACCACCCGCCTGATCCTCCGCCAGGGCAGCGCTTCCTTCTACGTCAATCCGGCCCGCGGCGACCTCTTCAGCGTTACCGGCGGAGACTTCACCGCCCAGGCCGGAGCCCGCGCCGCCTTCCGCATGGACAACTACGACGACGGCAGCACCATCGGCGTCGAGAAGGGCCGCGTCACCGTCCTCGCCAAATCCCAGACCACCGCCCTCGAAAAGGGCCAGAGCCTGAGCCTGCGCGCCGGCGACGACGCCCGCGCCAGCATCGGCAGGCTCCCCGCCGGCGATGCCTTCGACCAGTGGGTCTCCGCACGCTCGGAGAGCGTCACCTCCGCCTCCAATTCCGCGCTGCAATACGTCAGCTCGCCCTACTACTCCTCCGGCTTCGCCGATCTCTACACCTACGGCTCCTTTATTTCGTACTCCGGCTATGGCAATTGCTGGCGGCCGTTCGGCATGGGCCTGGGCTGGTCGCCCTTCAGCAGCGGCCAGTGGGTCTTGGATGCCTCTCAGGGCTGGAGCTGGGTGAGCTTCGAGCCCTGGGGCTGGCTGCCCTATCACTTCGGGAGCTGGGTTTTCTCTCCGGCCTACGGCTGGCTGTGGGTGCCGGGAGGTTTCGGCACGGGCACGCTGAACTACTGGCGGCCAGCGACGGCGGTGTGGGTGCGCTCGGGCAACAGCGTCGGCGTGGTGCCCGTGCATCCCCTGGACACGCACGGAAAAACTCCCGTCAATCTCGCGCAGGCCGGGATTTCGCCCTCCGGCAGCGGCGCGGGCGACAAGTGGAAAGTGCTGAAAGCGCCGCCGCCGGGGGCCCTGGCCTCCAGCCTGGCGGCAACCGCGCCGCCTGTGCGCCTCACGCGGGTACTGCTCACGGGCACCTCCGGCGTGCGCGCGGTGAGCATGGACCGCGTTTCCTCCATCGTCTTTGATCCGCGCGAGCACCGCTTCGTCAATGCGGCGAATTCGCCGGCGGACTCCGCAACCGGCTTCGCCAGCCCTGCCGGCGCTGTTGCAGCCGGGGCCGGGGCCACAGCGGCCTCCGGCGCGGCACCCCGTGGCGCAGCGCGAACGACAATGCGCTTCGACCAGCCCCGCAGGACTACTCCGCCGGCCGCGCGAACCTTCACTCCGCCACCGGCTCGCAGCTATGCGCCGCCAACCCCATCGCGGTCCGCGTCCACACCGCGCGGCCCCTCGCCGCGCTCCGGGCCTTCGTTCGGGACGCGTTCCGCGCCTTCCTATGCGCCGCGCTCCGCGCCTCCTCCCCGTCCGCACTGA
- the selB gene encoding selenocysteine-specific translation elongation factor, translating into MNPPGTTASGKSVIVGTAGHIDHGKSSLVEALTGTNPDRLEEEKRRGITIDLGFAFLEEGGVRFGLVDVPGHERFVRNMLAGAAGVDLVLLVIAADESIKPQTREHFDICRLLGVQRGVVALTKSDLVEPEFLDLVRLEVAEFLRGSFLENAPVVAVSAKTGAGLAELKRALVEEAQRVPGKDAARHFRLPIDRAFAVKGFGTVVTGTLISGSVAAGEEVELFPGGERLRVRGVQSGGRTAERALAGQRTAVNLAGIEHAAVRRGMVLAAPGLFRATQRLDARIELLASAPKLKNRARVHFHQGTAETIAEVHLYGRTELKPGEAAFAQLRLQDELLALRGDRFILRQFSPVVTIGGGAVLDPLAARPQRKESPREKFLEMLERGNAAEILAAMAERVPAGLPLAEAVARTGWQDREVQAEAAKLAAAGELRRVSEQPAVVVPGKVFEQLCADLLARVEKFHKENPLLPGMAREDLRAKAGRRVRAETFRAALEELAQRRKIELAGELVKRAGTEIALQPEEARAKEQIEAAFAAAGLAAPSVKEVLGKLAVDARRAEKLLQILLREQRLVRVTAELVFHRDALGELRARLRHFQKTRGARITVPVFKELAGISRKYAIPLLEYLDRQGVTRRAGDERVIL; encoded by the coding sequence ATGAATCCGCCGGGCACAACGGCATCCGGAAAAAGCGTCATCGTAGGCACGGCTGGGCACATCGACCACGGCAAATCGTCGCTGGTGGAAGCGCTGACGGGGACGAATCCCGACCGCCTGGAGGAAGAGAAGCGCCGCGGCATCACGATCGACCTGGGCTTCGCCTTTCTGGAAGAAGGCGGGGTGCGCTTCGGCCTGGTGGACGTGCCGGGGCACGAGCGCTTCGTGCGCAACATGCTGGCGGGCGCGGCGGGGGTGGACCTGGTGCTGCTGGTGATCGCGGCGGACGAATCCATCAAGCCCCAGACGCGCGAGCATTTCGACATCTGCCGGCTGCTGGGCGTGCAGCGCGGAGTGGTGGCGCTGACCAAGAGCGACCTGGTGGAGCCGGAATTTCTGGACCTGGTGCGGCTGGAAGTGGCGGAATTTCTGCGCGGGTCGTTTCTGGAAAACGCGCCGGTCGTGGCGGTGAGCGCGAAGACCGGCGCGGGGCTGGCGGAGCTGAAGCGGGCGCTGGTGGAGGAAGCGCAGCGCGTGCCGGGGAAGGACGCCGCGCGGCATTTCCGTCTGCCCATCGACCGCGCCTTTGCGGTCAAAGGCTTCGGCACGGTGGTGACGGGAACGCTGATCTCGGGCAGCGTGGCGGCGGGCGAGGAGGTGGAGCTGTTTCCCGGCGGGGAGCGGCTGCGCGTGCGCGGGGTGCAGTCCGGGGGCCGGACCGCGGAGCGCGCCTTGGCCGGGCAGCGCACCGCGGTGAATCTGGCGGGAATCGAGCATGCGGCAGTGCGGCGCGGGATGGTGCTGGCGGCGCCGGGGCTGTTCCGGGCGACGCAGCGGCTGGATGCGCGGATCGAGCTGCTGGCCTCGGCGCCAAAGCTGAAAAACCGCGCGCGGGTGCATTTTCATCAGGGCACGGCGGAGACGATTGCCGAGGTGCATCTCTACGGGCGCACGGAGTTGAAGCCAGGCGAAGCGGCGTTTGCGCAACTGCGTCTGCAGGACGAGCTGCTGGCGCTGCGCGGCGACCGCTTCATCCTGCGGCAGTTCTCTCCGGTGGTGACCATCGGCGGCGGCGCGGTGCTCGATCCGCTGGCGGCGCGGCCGCAGCGCAAAGAAAGCCCGCGGGAAAAATTTCTGGAGATGCTGGAGCGGGGCAACGCGGCGGAGATTCTCGCGGCCATGGCGGAGCGCGTGCCGGCGGGGCTGCCGCTCGCGGAAGCGGTGGCGCGGACGGGCTGGCAGGACCGCGAAGTGCAGGCCGAGGCGGCCAAGCTGGCGGCCGCGGGAGAGCTGCGGCGGGTGAGCGAGCAGCCGGCGGTGGTGGTGCCGGGAAAAGTGTTCGAGCAGCTGTGCGCGGATCTCCTGGCGCGGGTGGAGAAATTCCACAAGGAGAATCCGCTGCTGCCGGGGATGGCGCGGGAAGATCTGCGGGCCAAGGCCGGGCGGCGGGTGCGCGCGGAGACGTTTCGCGCGGCGCTGGAGGAGCTGGCGCAGCGGCGCAAGATCGAGCTGGCGGGCGAGCTCGTGAAGCGCGCGGGGACGGAGATTGCGCTGCAGCCGGAGGAAGCGCGGGCCAAGGAGCAGATCGAGGCGGCCTTTGCAGCCGCGGGGCTGGCGGCGCCGTCGGTGAAAGAGGTGCTGGGCAAGCTGGCGGTGGATGCGCGGCGCGCGGAAAAGCTGCTGCAAATCCTGCTGCGCGAGCAGCGGCTGGTACGGGTGACGGCGGAACTGGTGTTCCACCGCGACGCGCTGGGGGAGCTGCGCGCGCGGCTGCGCCATTTTCAGAAGACGCGCGGGGCACGCATCACGGTGCCGGTGTTCAAGGAGCTGGCGGGGATCAGCCGGAAATACGCTATCCCCCTGCTGGAATACCTGGACCGCCAAGGAGTGACTCGGCGCGCGGGGGACGAGCGTGTTATCCTGTAA
- a CDS encoding Maf family protein: protein MKLVLASASPRRAEILRDAGFHFHMLSSAVDETPIPGESPHDMVLRLATAKAELVAARAIGPAIVIAADTVVEIEGRILGKPRSTDDARAMLEQLSGRAHAVHTAITLIRLPDAERRSAVETTRVTVAHLAPEVISRYLASGEPFDKAGAYAIQGRAGRYIPRIEGCYFNVVGLPLARLCQLLHELGWNEE, encoded by the coding sequence ATGAAGCTGGTTCTTGCTTCCGCCTCGCCCCGCCGCGCGGAGATCCTCCGCGACGCCGGCTTCCATTTCCACATGCTCTCTTCCGCCGTGGACGAAACGCCCATCCCCGGCGAATCCCCGCACGACATGGTCCTGCGCCTCGCCACGGCCAAAGCCGAGCTGGTTGCCGCGCGCGCCATCGGCCCGGCCATTGTCATCGCCGCGGACACCGTGGTCGAAATCGAGGGCCGCATCCTCGGCAAGCCCCGCTCCACCGACGACGCCCGTGCCATGCTCGAGCAGCTCTCCGGCCGCGCCCACGCCGTGCACACCGCCATCACCCTGATTCGCCTTCCCGACGCCGAGCGGCGCTCCGCCGTCGAAACCACCCGGGTCACCGTCGCGCACCTTGCGCCCGAAGTCATCAGCCGGTATCTGGCCAGCGGCGAGCCCTTTGACAAGGCTGGCGCCTACGCCATCCAGGGCCGCGCCGGCCGCTACATTCCGCGCATCGAGGGCTGCTACTTCAACGTCGTGGGTCTGCCCCTGGCCCGCCTCTGCCAGCTCCTCCACGAACTCGGCTGGAACGAAGAATAG
- the amrB gene encoding AmmeMemoRadiSam system protein B encodes MLRLPAVAGRFYPSQAEELRRLVRHSAVAEPNVERARVRACLVPHAGYLYSGAVAGAVYARIELPRRMVILGVRHQPRGANAAILSSGAWRTPLGDAPLDAALAAALREACPLLREDEVAHRSEHSLEVQLPFLQVLAPEFSFVPVALGTLRFEEWAQIGEGLGRVLAAEPETLLVATSDLNHYEDDATTRVKDGKAVERLLARDARGLFEVCIREEISMCGLGPAVAMLTALGALEAARAELVRYATSAEAGGDRSAVVGYAGMIFG; translated from the coding sequence ATGCTTCGCCTGCCTGCCGTAGCCGGACGCTTTTATCCCTCCCAAGCTGAGGAACTGAGAAGACTCGTGCGGCACTCCGCCGTGGCCGAGCCGAACGTGGAGCGCGCGCGGGTGCGCGCGTGCCTGGTGCCGCACGCCGGCTACCTCTATTCCGGGGCGGTGGCGGGGGCGGTGTATGCGCGGATCGAGCTGCCGCGGCGCATGGTGATTCTCGGCGTGCGCCACCAGCCGCGGGGAGCGAACGCCGCGATCCTCTCGAGCGGGGCGTGGCGCACGCCGCTGGGCGACGCGCCCCTGGATGCGGCGCTGGCGGCGGCGCTGCGCGAGGCCTGCCCGCTGCTGCGCGAGGACGAAGTGGCGCACCGCAGCGAGCATTCGCTGGAAGTGCAACTGCCGTTTCTGCAGGTGCTGGCGCCGGAGTTTTCCTTTGTGCCGGTCGCGCTGGGGACGCTGCGTTTCGAGGAATGGGCGCAGATCGGGGAGGGGCTGGGGCGGGTGCTGGCGGCGGAGCCGGAGACGCTGCTGGTGGCGACCTCGGACCTGAATCACTACGAAGACGACGCCACCACGCGGGTGAAGGACGGGAAGGCGGTGGAGCGGCTGCTGGCCCGGGATGCGCGCGGGCTGTTCGAGGTGTGCATCCGGGAAGAGATTTCGATGTGCGGGCTGGGTCCGGCGGTGGCCATGCTGACGGCGCTGGGCGCCCTGGAAGCGGCGCGCGCAGAGCTGGTGCGTTATGCGACATCAGCGGAGGCCGGCGGCGACCGCAGCGCGGTGGTGGGCTACGCGGGGATGATTTTCGGGTAG
- a CDS encoding methylmalonyl-CoA mutase family protein has protein sequence MADTKAPARESKERKPRFTTLSGLPVERLYTPESLPAWDPEEALGYPGEFPYTRGIYPTMYRGRLWTMRQYAGFGTAAESNRRYRYLLSKGQAGLSVAFDLPTQIGMDSDAPLAHGEVGKVGVAIDSLEDMETLFDGIPLEKVSTSMTINASAAILLCLYVAVARKQGASPQKLTGTIQNDILKEYIARGTYIYPVRPAMRIVTDIFAWCRRELPKWNTISISGYHIREAGSTAVQEVAFTLADAIAYVQAALDAGLAVDEFAPQLSFFFNAHNDLLEEIAKYRAARRLWARIMRERFAARDPRSLLLRFHAQTAGSSLTAQQPENNIVRVAIQALAAVLGGCQSLHTNSLDEALALPTEDSALIALRTQQILAHETGVANTADPVAGSYAIERLTDEIEAGALAYIEKIGAMGGMLRAIEAGFVQGEIQKAAYDYQQAVERKEQIVVGVNDFVAAEERPIPILKVAPELEREQVARLRAVRARRDAGKVQAALGELTRRATGAENLLPAILAAVESYATVGEISDTLRRVFGEYRESVVI, from the coding sequence ATGGCTGACACCAAAGCACCGGCCCGCGAATCCAAGGAGCGCAAGCCGCGCTTCACCACGCTCTCCGGCCTCCCCGTGGAGCGCCTCTACACCCCGGAGAGTCTGCCCGCCTGGGATCCCGAGGAAGCTCTCGGCTATCCCGGCGAATTCCCCTACACCCGCGGCATCTATCCAACCATGTACCGCGGCCGCCTCTGGACCATGCGCCAGTACGCCGGCTTCGGCACCGCCGCCGAATCCAACCGCCGCTACCGCTACCTCCTGAGCAAGGGCCAGGCCGGCCTGTCCGTGGCCTTCGATCTCCCCACGCAGATCGGCATGGATTCTGACGCCCCCCTGGCCCACGGCGAAGTCGGCAAAGTCGGCGTGGCCATCGACTCCCTCGAGGACATGGAGACCCTCTTCGACGGCATTCCGCTCGAAAAAGTCTCCACCTCGATGACCATCAATGCCAGCGCCGCGATTCTCCTGTGTTTGTACGTCGCCGTGGCCAGGAAGCAGGGCGCCAGCCCCCAGAAACTCACCGGCACCATCCAGAATGACATCCTCAAGGAGTACATCGCCCGCGGCACCTACATCTATCCGGTGCGCCCGGCGATGCGCATCGTCACCGACATTTTCGCCTGGTGCCGCCGCGAGCTGCCCAAGTGGAACACCATCTCCATCTCCGGCTACCACATCCGCGAGGCCGGCTCCACCGCCGTGCAGGAAGTGGCCTTCACCCTCGCCGACGCTATCGCCTACGTGCAGGCGGCTCTCGACGCCGGCCTGGCCGTGGATGAATTCGCCCCGCAGCTCTCGTTCTTTTTCAACGCCCACAACGATCTGCTCGAAGAGATCGCCAAATACCGTGCCGCGCGCCGCCTGTGGGCCAGGATCATGCGCGAGCGCTTTGCCGCGCGCGACCCGCGCTCGCTGCTCCTGCGTTTCCACGCGCAGACCGCCGGCTCCTCGCTCACCGCGCAGCAGCCGGAAAACAACATCGTCCGCGTGGCCATCCAGGCGCTGGCCGCGGTTCTCGGCGGTTGCCAGTCGCTGCACACCAATTCGCTCGACGAAGCGCTGGCCCTGCCCACCGAGGATTCCGCGCTCATCGCCCTGCGCACCCAGCAGATCCTGGCCCACGAAACCGGCGTCGCCAATACCGCGGACCCCGTCGCCGGTTCCTACGCCATCGAGCGCCTCACCGACGAAATCGAAGCCGGCGCGCTGGCCTACATCGAAAAGATCGGCGCCATGGGAGGAATGTTGCGGGCCATCGAGGCCGGCTTCGTGCAAGGCGAAATCCAGAAGGCCGCCTACGACTACCAGCAGGCCGTCGAGCGCAAAGAGCAGATCGTCGTCGGCGTCAACGATTTCGTCGCCGCCGAAGAGCGCCCCATCCCCATCCTGAAGGTCGCTCCGGAGCTGGAACGCGAGCAGGTGGCCCGCCTCCGCGCCGTGCGCGCCCGCCGCGACGCCGGCAAAGTCCAGGCTGCGCTCGGCGAGCTCACCCGCCGCGCCACCGGCGCCGAAAACCTGCTCCCCGCCATCCTCGCTGCCGTCGAAAGCTACGCCACCGTCGGCGAAATCTCCGACACTCTCCGCCGCGTCTTCGGCGAATACCGCGAATCCGTCGTCATCTGA
- the tatA gene encoding twin-arginine translocase TatA/TatE family subunit, whose translation MGEFSIFHWLIVLAIVLIFFGGRRIPEVMRGLGEGIRSFKEGMAGTSQPTPPPAAPAPPAEKPAEEKK comes from the coding sequence ATGGGTGAGTTTAGTATTTTTCACTGGCTGATCGTGCTGGCCATCGTGCTGATTTTCTTCGGCGGGCGGCGGATCCCCGAAGTGATGCGCGGGCTCGGCGAGGGCATCCGCAGCTTCAAGGAAGGCATGGCGGGGACCTCGCAACCGACGCCGCCTCCTGCGGCTCCGGCGCCTCCGGCGGAAAAGCCGGCAGAAGAGAAGAAGTAG